The following are from one region of the Silene latifolia isolate original U9 population chromosome 9, ASM4854445v1, whole genome shotgun sequence genome:
- the LOC141601285 gene encoding uncharacterized protein LOC141601285, with translation MSTKGYSIKEGYAWLAPAHPSLNWTTIVWNSWNIPKHCLTTWLRMNEGMNVKSKLFRFGCCTDDWCILCQRQPETVEHLFTNCVYAVKVQNCLLHWFVGTFPTIDRLSAENRNTLQWKFKVAMFNAYHYFIWFQRNNARINEWLSRPEVVAARIEDDIKRRVKMKCRAVVDQSDLLWLQNMMLV, from the coding sequence ATGAGTACAAAAGGTTACTCTATTAAAGAAGGGTATGCTTGGCTTGCTCCTGCTCACCCCTCTCTGAACTGGACTACTATTGTGTGGAATAGCTGGAATATCCCTAAACACTGTTTGACTACCTGGCTgagaatgaatgaaggaatgaatgtgAAGAGTAAATTGTTCAGGTTTGGCTGCTGCACAGATGACTGGTGTATACTGTGCCAGAGACAACCTGAAACAGTGGAGCATCTGTTTACGAATTGTGTATATGCTGTCAAAGTTCAGAACTGTCTGTTGCATTGGTTTGTAGGCACATTCCCAACAATAGACAGATTGAGTGCAGAAAACAGGAATACTTTGCAATGGAAGTTTAAGGTGGCCATGTTCAATGCTTACCACTACTTCATCTGGTTCCAAAGAAACAATGCTAGGATCAATGAATGGCTATCTAGACCTGAAGTTGTTGCTGCTCGTATAGAGGATGACATTAAGAGGAGGGTTAAAATGAAATGTAGGGCTGTTGTAGATCAGTCTGATCTCCTTTGGCTGCAAAATATGATGTTGGTTTGA